In Ancylothrix sp. D3o, the following are encoded in one genomic region:
- a CDS encoding HD domain-containing protein — MRLSEKFNEALIFAGKLHATQTRKASEIPYLAHLLGVTSIVLEYGGDEEEAMAALLHDAVEDQGGVATLEEIRRCFGERVAEIVAGCTDTTTTPKPPWRERKEAYIAHIPTASASIRLVSCADKLYNSLSIVKDYRLVGEEVWKRFKGGKEGTLWYYRALVEAFYKAETTALVQELDRVVCELERLVS; from the coding sequence ATGAGATTGTCAGAGAAATTTAATGAAGCGTTGATTTTTGCTGGAAAATTACACGCCACCCAAACTCGCAAAGCTAGTGAGATTCCTTACCTGGCGCATTTGTTGGGGGTGACGAGTATTGTTTTGGAATATGGGGGGGATGAGGAAGAAGCTATGGCGGCGCTTTTGCATGATGCTGTCGAAGATCAAGGCGGGGTGGCGACGCTGGAGGAAATACGCCGCTGCTTTGGGGAAAGGGTGGCGGAAATAGTGGCCGGTTGCACTGATACTACTACAACGCCTAAACCTCCTTGGCGAGAACGTAAAGAGGCTTATATTGCCCATATTCCAACGGCTTCAGCCTCGATTAGGTTGGTTTCTTGTGCAGATAAGTTGTATAATAGCCTGTCAATTGTCAAGGATTACCGGCTGGTGGGGGAGGAGGTTTGGAAGCGGTTTAAAGGGGGAAAAGAGGGCACGCTTTGGTATTATCGGGCGTTGGTGGAGGCGTTTTACAAAGCAGAGACGACTGCTCTTGTACAAGAATTAGATCGTGTTGTTTGCGAATTGGAACGTCTTGTTAGTTAA
- the cimA gene encoding citramalate synthase, whose protein sequence is MNSQTSNQIWLYDTTLRDGAQREGLALSIEDKLRIAYKLDEMGIPFIEGGWPGANPKDVQFFWQLKEQPLKQAEIVAFCSTRRPGTTAAEDAMLQPILAAGTRWVTLFGKSWDLHVTEGLKTTLEENLAMIEDTIKYFISQGRRVIYDAEHWFDGYKNNREYALLTLKTAWQAGAEWLVFCDTNGGTLPHEIAKITREVVAEFSSFNSPSPQFGIHTHNDADTAVANALSGVMEGVRMVQGTINGYGERCGNANLCSIIPNLQLKLGYKCIEETQLGRLAETSRFVSEVVNLAPDEFAAYVGRSAFAHKGGIHVSAVERNPQTYEHIQPEQVGNQRRIVISDQSGLSNVLAKARSFGIEMDKQDPACRSILERLKELENQGYQFEAAEASFELLMREALGQRRQFFELKGFQVHCDIAQGTENALATIKVAVNGKNLLEAAEGNGPVSALDAALRKALVNFYPEIAEFQLTDYKVRILDGGCGTSAKTRVLIESSNGKQRWMTVGVSGNILDASYQAVVEGLEYGLLLQNQEPGVTNRYCCIPTYSKLKK, encoded by the coding sequence ATGAATTCTCAAACTTCTAATCAAATTTGGCTTTACGATACCACCCTCCGCGATGGCGCCCAGCGCGAAGGACTTGCCCTTTCCATTGAAGATAAATTAAGAATTGCCTATAAACTCGATGAAATGGGGATTCCGTTTATTGAGGGCGGTTGGCCGGGCGCTAATCCCAAGGATGTACAGTTTTTTTGGCAGTTGAAAGAACAACCCCTCAAACAAGCAGAAATAGTTGCCTTTTGTTCAACACGCCGGCCCGGAACTACCGCCGCCGAAGATGCCATGTTACAACCAATTTTAGCCGCCGGCACTCGTTGGGTAACACTGTTTGGCAAGTCTTGGGATCTTCATGTTACCGAAGGTTTGAAAACAACCCTCGAAGAAAATTTAGCCATGATCGAAGACACGATCAAGTATTTTATCTCCCAAGGTCGCCGGGTAATTTATGATGCCGAGCATTGGTTTGATGGGTATAAAAATAACCGTGAATATGCGCTTTTAACCTTAAAAACCGCATGGCAGGCCGGCGCAGAATGGTTAGTTTTTTGTGATACTAATGGGGGGACACTTCCTCACGAAATTGCCAAAATTACCCGCGAAGTAGTTGCCGAATTTTCAAGTTTTAATTCCCCATCACCTCAATTTGGAATTCACACCCACAATGATGCTGATACTGCCGTTGCCAATGCTTTATCTGGGGTGATGGAAGGTGTGAGAATGGTACAGGGAACAATTAACGGTTATGGCGAACGTTGTGGCAATGCGAATTTGTGTTCAATAATTCCAAATTTGCAGTTAAAACTCGGTTACAAGTGCATTGAAGAAACCCAGTTAGGCAGGTTAGCAGAAACCAGCCGGTTTGTCAGTGAAGTTGTGAATTTAGCACCCGATGAATTTGCCGCTTATGTAGGCCGGTCAGCCTTTGCCCACAAAGGCGGAATTCATGTCTCAGCGGTGGAACGTAACCCCCAAACTTACGAGCATATTCAACCAGAACAAGTAGGAAATCAGCGGCGAATTGTGATTTCTGACCAGTCGGGATTGAGTAATGTTTTGGCAAAAGCCCGCAGTTTTGGCATTGAAATGGATAAACAAGATCCTGCTTGCCGGTCAATTTTGGAACGCTTAAAAGAATTAGAGAATCAAGGTTATCAATTTGAAGCAGCCGAAGCATCTTTTGAGTTATTAATGCGGGAAGCTTTGGGGCAACGCCGGCAGTTTTTTGAATTAAAAGGCTTTCAAGTGCATTGCGATATTGCTCAAGGAACAGAGAATGCTTTAGCAACAATTAAAGTGGCAGTTAATGGGAAAAATTTATTGGAAGCAGCCGAAGGAAACGGGCCGGTTTCTGCTTTGGATGCGGCATTAAGAAAAGCACTGGTGAATTTTTACCCAGAAATTGCCGAGTTTCAGTTAACAGATTATAAAGTGCGGATTTTGGATGGAGGCTGCGGCACTTCTGCAAAAACCCGTGTGTTAATAGAGTCAAGCAATGGTAAACAACGTTGGATGACTGTAGGGGTTTCTGGGAATATTTTAGATGCTTCTTATCAAGCAGTAGTGGAAGGATTGGAATATGGGTTATTGTTACAAAATCAAGAACCCGGAGTCACGAACCGCTACTGCTGTATCCCTACCTATTCAAAACTCAAAAAATAG
- the mtnA gene encoding S-methyl-5-thioribose-1-phosphate isomerase produces MTASITEVNPIIWKEDRVLLIDQTRLPAEYTVVEICDYQSMANAIKTMIVRGAPAIGVSAAYGLYLGARELQTNDRTEFLNQLENIAEILRSTRPTAVNLFWAITRMMNTARSTIGPVEHLKNVLLETAKIIHAEDLQTCKDIGEHGLKALPQIPDKLRILTHCNAGALATAGYGTAVGVIRSAWSAGRLARVYADETRPRLQGAKLTAWECVQEGIPVTLISDNMAAHCMKQGLIDAVVVGADRITANGDAANKIGTYSLAIVAKAHKIPFFVAAPLSTIDFSLSDGSQIPIEERDPVEVYQVGDTRITPVGVEFYNPAFDVTPAELITGIITEFGTVAPGEIKQYQQKQAV; encoded by the coding sequence ATGACTGCCTCGATCACGGAAGTTAACCCCATCATTTGGAAAGAAGACCGCGTTTTACTCATCGACCAAACGCGACTGCCGGCAGAATATACTGTTGTGGAAATTTGCGACTATCAAAGCATGGCAAATGCCATTAAAACCATGATAGTGCGAGGCGCACCGGCTATCGGAGTTTCTGCTGCCTACGGGTTATATTTGGGTGCGAGAGAACTGCAAACAAACGACCGCACAGAGTTTTTAAATCAGCTAGAAAACATTGCGGAAATCTTGCGATCAACTCGTCCAACTGCCGTAAATTTATTTTGGGCAATCACCCGAATGATGAACACGGCAAGGTCAACAATTGGGCCGGTGGAACACCTCAAAAATGTCTTACTAGAAACGGCAAAAATTATTCACGCCGAAGACTTACAAACCTGCAAAGATATCGGAGAACATGGCTTAAAAGCTTTGCCACAAATTCCTGATAAATTGCGGATTTTAACTCATTGTAATGCCGGTGCTTTAGCAACTGCCGGTTATGGTACTGCTGTTGGTGTGATTCGTTCGGCTTGGAGTGCCGGCCGGCTTGCGCGAGTTTATGCAGACGAAACTCGCCCCCGTTTACAAGGCGCAAAACTAACAGCTTGGGAGTGTGTACAAGAGGGAATTCCTGTCACATTAATCAGCGATAATATGGCTGCTCATTGCATGAAACAAGGCTTAATTGATGCCGTTGTTGTTGGCGCAGATCGCATTACAGCAAATGGCGATGCAGCTAATAAAATTGGCACTTACAGTTTAGCAATTGTTGCCAAAGCGCACAAAATTCCTTTCTTTGTAGCGGCGCCGCTTTCCACCATTGATTTTTCCCTTTCTGATGGTTCGCAAATTCCCATTGAAGAACGCGATCCAGTGGAAGTGTATCAAGTTGGAGATACAAGAATTACGCCGGTTGGTGTAGAGTTTTATAACCCTGCCTTTGACGTCACCCCTGCCGAATTAATCACCGGCATTATCACCGAATTTGGCACCGTTGCCCCTGGTGAGATAAAACAGTATCAGCAAAAACAAGCCGTGTAA
- the psb34 gene encoding photosystem II assembly protein Psb34: MPYTEEEGGRLNNFAVEPKIYEAQPPSQTQQKNYLILGILGAVLVAGLIFVAFSVSKIG; the protein is encoded by the coding sequence ATGCCATATACCGAGGAAGAAGGCGGACGCCTGAACAACTTTGCAGTTGAGCCAAAAATCTATGAGGCTCAGCCTCCCAGCCAAACTCAACAAAAAAATTATCTGATTTTGGGAATTTTGGGGGCTGTGCTGGTGGCTGGTTTGATTTTTGTTGCTTTTTCTGTGTCAAAAATCGGCTGA
- a CDS encoding rhodanese-like domain-containing protein, with protein MLSKITQRVRTLPLILCLTAFALGITTAIAINVFNIPAIIAGTQVEEITAADIQQGKLNRVIFIDVRTPEEYQEDHIGNSPLIPITDIEAGFGIKQVINLIPNTEPKPTLVLYCAKGPRSNKAYQLLQETGLKMVVLKGGITEWRKTIQPSQDNSILNPILSTQKSLKRQ; from the coding sequence ATGCTAAGTAAAATCACCCAGCGTGTTCGCACACTTCCTCTAATTTTGTGTTTAACGGCTTTTGCTTTAGGAATTACCACCGCCATCGCCATCAACGTCTTTAATATCCCCGCCATAATTGCCGGTACGCAAGTTGAAGAAATAACCGCCGCCGACATTCAACAAGGCAAACTCAATCGCGTCATATTTATTGACGTCAGAACCCCCGAAGAATACCAAGAAGATCACATCGGAAATAGCCCCCTTATTCCCATCACAGATATCGAAGCCGGTTTTGGAATTAAACAAGTAATTAACCTCATTCCAAACACCGAACCCAAACCTACCCTAGTATTATATTGTGCCAAAGGCCCGCGCTCCAATAAAGCCTATCAACTTCTGCAAGAAACCGGCCTGAAAATGGTAGTTTTAAAAGGCGGCATCACGGAATGGCGAAAAACCATTCAGCCATCCCAAGACAACAGCATTTTAAACCCCATTCTCAGCACCCAAAAAAGCCTAAAACGGCAATAA
- a CDS encoding (2Fe-2S)-binding protein, with translation MPKITAQGKTFECAEGANLRQVLLKNGIDLYNGGAKVINCQGIGTCGTCAVEISGPVSEIGWREKARLSVPPHSGRTIASGTDAPLRLACQTKVLGDIKVTKFEGFWGQGTLTRWTPEG, from the coding sequence ATGCCAAAAATTACAGCCCAGGGTAAAACGTTTGAGTGTGCTGAGGGTGCAAATTTACGTCAAGTTTTGCTGAAAAATGGCATTGACTTGTACAACGGGGGAGCAAAGGTCATCAATTGTCAGGGAATAGGAACTTGTGGGACTTGTGCGGTAGAAATTTCTGGGCCGGTGTCTGAGATCGGATGGCGAGAAAAAGCGCGGTTGTCTGTGCCTCCTCATTCGGGGCGGACAATCGCATCTGGGACAGATGCGCCACTGCGGTTAGCTTGCCAGACAAAAGTTTTAGGGGATATTAAAGTAACAAAATTTGAGGGTTTTTGGGGTCAAGGTACTCTGACGCGCTGGACACCGGAAGGTTAA
- a CDS encoding thiazole synthase, whose amino-acid sequence MLTYSTPIEKPILSTMGDKSLVIAGRQFKSRLMTGTGKYRSIEEMQQSVIESGCEIVTVAVRRVQTKAAGHEGLAEALDWTKIWMLPNTAGCQTADEAIRVARLGREMAKLLGQEDNNFIKLEVIPDSKYLLPDPIGTLQAAEQLVKEGFAVLPYINADPMLAKRLEEIGCATVMPLGSPIGSGRGITTAENIRIIIESTKVPVVVDAGIGTPSEAAQAMEMGADAVLINSAIALAENAPAMAKAMGMAVEAGRLGYLAGRMPVKTVASASSPLTGTITS is encoded by the coding sequence ATGCTTACCTACTCAACCCCCATAGAAAAACCAATTTTGTCTACAATGGGAGACAAATCTTTAGTGATTGCCGGTCGGCAGTTTAAATCACGGTTAATGACCGGCACCGGCAAGTATCGCAGCATAGAAGAAATGCAGCAAAGTGTAATAGAAAGCGGCTGTGAAATTGTGACGGTGGCGGTGAGACGGGTACAAACAAAAGCCGCCGGCCATGAAGGTTTAGCGGAGGCATTAGATTGGACAAAAATTTGGATGTTGCCGAATACTGCCGGTTGTCAAACCGCAGACGAAGCCATTCGCGTAGCAAGATTGGGGCGAGAAATGGCGAAGTTATTAGGGCAAGAAGACAATAATTTTATCAAGTTAGAAGTTATACCTGATTCTAAATATTTGCTACCAGATCCGATTGGAACTTTGCAAGCAGCGGAGCAATTAGTTAAGGAAGGTTTTGCAGTTTTGCCCTATATAAATGCTGACCCAATGTTAGCGAAACGCTTAGAAGAAATTGGCTGTGCAACGGTGATGCCTTTGGGTTCGCCGATAGGTTCAGGACGGGGAATTACGACGGCGGAAAATATTAGGATTATTATTGAGAGTACGAAAGTGCCGGTGGTGGTTGATGCCGGTATTGGAACGCCTTCGGAAGCGGCGCAGGCGATGGAAATGGGGGCTGATGCAGTGTTAATTAATAGTGCGATTGCCCTGGCAGAAAATGCCCCAGCGATGGCGAAGGCGATGGGGATGGCGGTTGAGGCGGGCCGGCTGGGTTATTTGGCTGGAAGGATGCCGGTGAAAACTGTCGCAAGTGCTAGTTCTCCCCTCACCGGCACGATTACAAGTTAG
- a CDS encoding ABC transporter ATP-binding protein encodes MSNVRLENITRRFGNVTAIEDINLAIPDGEFCVLVGPSGCGKSTIMRMIAGLETATSGNIYIDDSLVNSVPARARDVAMVFQNYALYPHKTVAENLAFGLQMRKVDPGIIKEQVETVAKSLNIAHLLNRKPKELSGGQQQRVALGRAIVRKPKVFLLDEPLSNLDAQLRDDTRAELKELHQKVGITTIYVTHDQVEAMTLADKIVVLNGGRIQQVGEPQMIYNRPANRMVAEFIGNPPMNVFAGVFNGIEFEVGDQVIKCLPAVLEQVSAVAGQGFDLGIRPEFINIFASENHSNSAELKVLVKVVEPLGRETLIRVSLAGVDGFLNLLLPASFRPGVGEWISVFLDLDNLFIFDASTGERLLPF; translated from the coding sequence ATGTCTAATGTTCGTTTAGAAAATATTACGCGCCGGTTTGGCAATGTGACGGCAATTGAAGATATTAATTTAGCAATTCCCGATGGGGAGTTTTGCGTTTTGGTTGGGCCCTCTGGTTGTGGAAAGTCTACAATTATGCGGATGATTGCCGGTTTAGAAACTGCTACCTCTGGCAATATTTATATTGATGATAGTTTGGTAAATTCGGTGCCGGCAAGGGCGAGGGATGTGGCAATGGTGTTTCAAAATTATGCTCTTTATCCCCATAAAACTGTTGCGGAAAATTTGGCGTTTGGCTTACAAATGCGAAAGGTAGATCCGGGGATAATTAAAGAACAAGTTGAGACGGTGGCAAAGTCTTTGAATATTGCTCATTTATTAAATCGTAAACCAAAAGAATTATCAGGAGGACAACAGCAAAGGGTGGCGTTAGGACGGGCAATTGTGCGGAAACCGAAGGTTTTTTTGCTAGATGAACCTCTGTCAAATTTAGATGCACAATTACGGGATGATACGCGAGCAGAGTTAAAAGAATTGCATCAAAAAGTGGGGATTACGACTATTTATGTCACGCATGATCAGGTTGAGGCGATGACTTTGGCTGATAAAATTGTGGTGTTGAATGGGGGAAGAATTCAGCAAGTTGGAGAACCCCAAATGATTTATAACCGGCCTGCTAATCGGATGGTGGCTGAGTTTATTGGTAATCCACCAATGAATGTTTTTGCAGGGGTTTTTAATGGGATTGAATTTGAGGTTGGTGACCAGGTAATTAAGTGTTTACCGGCTGTTTTGGAGCAGGTGAGTGCGGTGGCTGGTCAAGGTTTTGATTTGGGAATTCGCCCGGAATTTATTAACATTTTTGCTTCAGAAAATCACTCGAATTCGGCTGAGTTAAAGGTTTTGGTTAAGGTGGTGGAACCTTTGGGGCGGGAGACTTTAATTCGGGTGAGTTTGGCTGGGGTTGATGGTTTTTTGAATTTGCTTTTACCGGCCTCTTTTCGTCCGGGGGTTGGGGAATGGATTTCGGTGTTTTTGGATTTGGATAATTTGTTTATTTTTGATGCTTCTACTGGGGAAAGGTTATTGCCGTTTTAG
- a CDS encoding cyclopropane-fatty-acyl-phospholipid synthase family protein: METAKIAEYYDVTLGSYQKHWYKSSNSYSLHYGLWEQDTKTLHEAFINTNKFMAETGNIKAYDVVLDAGCGVGGSSIWLAKNIGCKVIGITLSQKQQQEATKLAKENGVEKLTEFYRKDFTNTGFADSSFDVVWGLESVCHANVKLEFLKEAYRLLKNDGRVLVCDGFRKRQPQTPEEEINLHKFEEGLALPATSLIPEFHKDLEIAGFQNINFWDKTEQVTPSSQKLYNMCRFTYPLLKLVKLLKKNSKTLQVLDKNAGAGVAQYKLLKVGIAGYGLFYAEK; this comes from the coding sequence ATGGAAACTGCAAAAATTGCTGAATATTACGATGTTACCTTGGGGTCTTATCAAAAACACTGGTATAAAAGCTCAAATAGTTATTCTCTGCATTATGGTTTGTGGGAACAAGACACAAAAACGTTACATGAAGCATTTATCAATACAAACAAATTTATGGCAGAAACCGGCAATATTAAAGCTTATGATGTTGTTTTAGATGCCGGTTGTGGTGTTGGTGGCAGTTCAATTTGGTTAGCAAAAAATATCGGCTGTAAAGTCATTGGCATTACCCTCAGCCAAAAGCAACAGCAAGAAGCCACCAAACTTGCTAAAGAAAATGGTGTCGAAAAATTGACAGAATTTTATAGAAAAGATTTTACAAACACCGGCTTTGCTGATAGTTCTTTTGATGTGGTGTGGGGTTTAGAAAGTGTCTGTCATGCCAATGTTAAACTGGAATTTTTAAAAGAAGCCTATAGGCTGCTAAAAAACGACGGGCGAGTTTTGGTATGTGATGGCTTTAGAAAACGGCAACCCCAAACGCCAGAAGAAGAAATCAACCTCCATAAATTTGAAGAAGGACTGGCATTACCGGCCACAAGTTTAATCCCAGAATTCCACAAAGATTTAGAAATTGCCGGCTTTCAAAATATCAACTTTTGGGATAAAACCGAACAAGTAACTCCCTCTTCCCAAAAACTTTACAATATGTGCCGGTTTACTTATCCGCTTTTAAAGCTGGTGAAACTTTTAAAGAAAAATTCCAAAACTCTGCAAGTTTTAGACAAAAATGCTGGCGCTGGAGTTGCTCAATATAAATTACTAAAAGTTGGGATTGCCGGCTACGGTTTATTTTATGCCGAAAAATAA
- a CDS encoding type IV pilin-like G/H family protein, with protein MHLPSQKTSKSAFLLKKQFGRLICAGVLGTVGTWGTLIFLPQVLPALALQEPSLIEILQQQTIRAKQSEGKNYVGAMNRAQQAYFIEYEKFTNSLEKLGIGIKNTTENYSYVMRVVGKAAFHYAIPRDPRLKSYVGGVFNVKNSQGGITEAIVCEANSPGPKKPAEPVEQNGKLICGANTRKL; from the coding sequence ATGCACCTACCATCACAAAAAACCTCAAAATCTGCTTTTTTGCTAAAAAAACAATTTGGCCGGTTAATTTGTGCCGGAGTGCTAGGAACTGTGGGAACTTGGGGCACATTAATTTTCTTGCCTCAAGTTTTACCCGCTTTGGCTTTGCAAGAACCATCTTTAATTGAAATATTACAACAGCAAACAATTCGCGCCAAACAATCAGAAGGAAAAAATTACGTTGGGGCAATGAATCGCGCTCAACAAGCCTATTTTATTGAATATGAGAAATTTACTAACTCCCTGGAAAAATTAGGCATTGGCATCAAAAATACAACCGAAAATTACAGCTATGTAATGCGAGTTGTTGGCAAAGCTGCATTTCACTACGCCATCCCCCGTGATCCTCGTTTAAAAAGCTATGTGGGTGGTGTTTTTAACGTCAAAAATTCCCAGGGAGGAATAACTGAAGCCATTGTTTGCGAAGCAAATTCTCCGGGGCCAAAAAAGCCAGCCGAGCCGGTTGAGCAAAACGGAAAACTTATCTGTGGTGCAAACACCAGAAAGCTTTAA
- a CDS encoding type IV pilin-like G/H family protein translates to MVQTPESFNYPWEKKGRCLRKMLTPTGSKKTTSTRAEEKIMQLKQKKDSLKPETNPPETPTPYQRPKKFPGLLIRSLVFFGSMGFLIFVPSFFTELAGCGNKARQVEARQNVGVMNRAQQAYYLENKSFAKDIQALEIGIKTETNNYSYSLRSTGNASYHYAISKQGLNTTKSYVSAVFLVPSKSPTAKDEILFKEIVCEAEKAGKIQPANPTFINNKPTCDPNTQQIYPYPER, encoded by the coding sequence GTGGTGCAAACACCAGAAAGCTTTAACTACCCCTGGGAAAAAAAAGGCCGGTGTCTCCGAAAAATGCTAACCCCAACGGGTAGTAAAAAAACAACATCTACCCGCGCCGAGGAGAAAATTATGCAACTCAAGCAAAAAAAGGATTCTCTCAAACCCGAAACCAACCCCCCAGAAACCCCCACACCCTACCAACGCCCTAAAAAATTTCCGGGGTTATTAATACGCAGCCTGGTATTTTTTGGAAGTATGGGTTTTTTAATTTTCGTCCCTAGTTTCTTTACTGAACTGGCTGGATGCGGAAACAAAGCCAGACAAGTAGAAGCGCGACAAAATGTAGGCGTAATGAACCGCGCCCAACAAGCCTATTATTTAGAGAACAAATCTTTCGCAAAAGATATCCAAGCATTAGAAATTGGCATTAAAACTGAAACAAATAATTACTCCTATTCTCTCCGCAGCACCGGCAACGCCAGCTATCACTACGCCATCTCAAAACAAGGCTTAAACACTACAAAAAGTTATGTCAGTGCTGTTTTCTTAGTACCCTCAAAATCTCCGACAGCAAAAGACGAAATTCTTTTTAAAGAAATTGTTTGCGAAGCCGAAAAAGCCGGCAAAATTCAACCGGCAAATCCCACCTTTATAAATAATAAACCAACCTGCGACCCCAACACCCAACAAATTTATCCTTACCCAGAAAGATAA
- a CDS encoding sterol desaturase family protein, whose translation MIVEAFKGFFLLFLILVPLERFFALHPQKIFRPGWITDGVYYLTGYFIGRSTLWLISSIFLAYFLKNLINPNLQNFIANQPVWLQLIQTIIIGELGYYTAHRLTHSIPWLWKFHSIHHSGKHIDWLAAVRAHPLDQIFVKICQIFPIYLLGYNQQTLTLFALFSAFEAFFIHANLNLKLGFLNYILVTPQLHRWHHNLYPETHHKNFAAQLPIIDIIFGTFYLPPNKKPQNYGISQPVPSTYFGQLLYPFQKQKYPD comes from the coding sequence ATGATTGTTGAGGCATTCAAAGGCTTTTTTCTGCTGTTTTTAATCTTAGTTCCCCTAGAGAGATTTTTTGCATTACACCCCCAAAAAATCTTTCGTCCGGGGTGGATAACCGATGGAGTTTATTACCTCACCGGCTACTTTATTGGACGCAGCACACTTTGGCTAATCAGTAGCATTTTCCTCGCCTATTTTCTCAAAAACTTAATTAACCCAAACCTGCAAAACTTCATTGCTAATCAGCCGGTGTGGCTGCAACTTATCCAAACAATTATTATCGGGGAACTTGGTTATTATACAGCCCACCGGCTCACCCACAGTATCCCCTGGTTATGGAAATTTCACAGCATCCACCACAGCGGAAAACACATCGACTGGTTAGCAGCAGTACGCGCCCATCCCCTCGATCAAATCTTTGTCAAAATCTGCCAAATTTTCCCCATCTATCTGCTCGGATACAACCAACAAACACTCACCTTATTTGCCTTATTTTCCGCCTTTGAAGCATTTTTTATTCATGCAAACCTGAACTTAAAATTAGGCTTTCTCAACTACATTCTTGTCACCCCTCAACTGCATCGCTGGCACCACAACCTTTACCCAGAAACGCATCATAAAAACTTTGCCGCCCAACTCCCCATCATCGATATTATTTTTGGAACATTTTACCTACCCCCCAACAAAAAACCCCAAAACTACGGCATTTCCCAGCCGGTACCTTCCACCTATTTCGGACAGCTTCTTTATCCTTTCCAGAAACAAAAATACCCTGATTAA